One genomic segment of Paenibacillus sp. FSL H8-0332 includes these proteins:
- a CDS encoding response regulator transcription factor yields MAHILVVEDEQAINDLITMNLKLVGHTYAKAYSGSEVADMLEKERADLVLLDVMLPGLDGFGVMEQIAPLRIPVILITARGALSDRIRGFELGADDYIIKPFEILELLARINVVLRRNEQAASAFVCDGVEIRFTERQVWVEQLLVDLTAREFELLEVLIRNRNIALSREKLLELAWGYDYAGDTRTVDVHIRQLRKKLGWEERIKTVFKLGYRLEVQV; encoded by the coding sequence ATGGCTCATATACTTGTTGTTGAGGATGAACAGGCGATTAATGATTTAATAACGATGAATCTCAAGCTGGTGGGACATACGTATGCCAAAGCCTATAGCGGCTCGGAGGTAGCGGATATGCTGGAGAAGGAACGTGCGGATCTGGTCTTGCTGGATGTCATGCTTCCCGGTCTGGACGGGTTCGGGGTGATGGAGCAGATTGCTCCACTGCGGATTCCGGTGATTCTGATTACGGCCCGGGGTGCACTCTCTGACCGGATCAGGGGCTTCGAGCTGGGGGCGGATGATTATATTATTAAGCCTTTTGAGATTCTGGAGCTGCTGGCCCGGATTAATGTTGTGCTGCGGAGGAATGAGCAGGCTGCCTCTGCTTTTGTATGCGATGGAGTTGAAATCCGGTTCACGGAGCGTCAGGTGTGGGTGGAACAGCTGCTGGTGGATCTGACAGCCAGAGAATTCGAGCTGCTTGAAGTGCTAATTCGCAACCGGAATATTGCTCTTTCCAGAGAGAAGCTGCTGGAGCTGGCTTGGGGCTATGATTATGCAGGTGATACCCGTACCGTGGATGTACATATAAGGCAGCTGCGTAAAAAGCTGGGCTGGGAAGAACGGATCAAAACCGTGTTCAAGCTGGGCTACCGGCTGGAAGTTCAGGTCTAG
- a CDS encoding HAMP domain-containing sensor histidine kinase: MRFWHKILLAVLVLFIAALDVSVVMVLKKSWQLNMASERKRAASEQLLITNSIYENLESNRFRGMSLNPELLVNVTQSYGQHYRKQGIELELRENGRLLYPIEDGGSPGQEEHIMTLAMPLPAPYQHLELAYNRDISGLYAQQQELNRFFVMINWIVGPTLVVLLYLLIRHLTKPLKLLSETTKTIAEGDYSNRVELNSRDEFGELAVNFNRMASVIEQRITDLAGMAEDKQRMVDNLAHELRTPLTSMQGFAELLTTANIDQEDQVKAGHYILSETVRLKNLAFKLLDLSVLRHQPLVLAEVDVASLFDIVAQTEQQRVTDNGLLLEMDSSIPAVWGDADLLAALLVNLIENAIPVSRPGQTICVLAYQQDGERVLEVQDSGSGMTEEQSRRAFEPFYRADPSRSRAYGHAGLGLSLCRQIAEAHQARIELLSAPGEGTRIRLFLSSAL; the protein is encoded by the coding sequence ATGCGGTTCTGGCATAAGATTCTTCTTGCTGTCCTGGTGCTTTTTATAGCGGCCCTTGATGTGAGTGTCGTGATGGTGTTGAAGAAAAGCTGGCAGCTGAACATGGCGAGTGAGCGTAAACGCGCGGCCAGCGAGCAACTGCTAATTACAAACAGTATATATGAGAATCTGGAATCCAATCGGTTCAGAGGGATGTCGCTCAACCCTGAACTGCTGGTAAACGTGACTCAATCTTATGGTCAGCATTACCGCAAACAGGGAATAGAATTGGAACTCCGGGAGAATGGACGGCTGCTTTATCCCATTGAGGACGGGGGGAGTCCCGGTCAGGAGGAGCATATCATGACGTTAGCGATGCCGCTCCCGGCTCCCTACCAGCATCTGGAGCTGGCCTATAACCGCGATATTAGCGGGCTGTATGCCCAGCAGCAGGAGCTTAACCGTTTTTTTGTGATGATTAACTGGATTGTGGGGCCAACTCTTGTGGTGCTGCTCTACCTTCTGATCCGGCATCTGACCAAGCCGCTCAAGCTGTTGTCAGAGACGACGAAGACGATTGCCGAAGGCGACTATTCCAATCGTGTGGAGTTGAACAGCAGGGATGAGTTCGGGGAGCTGGCCGTAAACTTCAACCGGATGGCTTCAGTGATCGAGCAGCGGATAACCGATCTCGCAGGCATGGCTGAGGATAAGCAGCGGATGGTCGATAATCTGGCTCATGAGCTGCGGACACCGCTGACCAGTATGCAGGGATTCGCGGAGCTGCTGACTACTGCTAACATAGATCAGGAGGATCAGGTCAAGGCGGGGCACTATATTCTTAGCGAGACGGTGAGGTTGAAGAATTTGGCTTTCAAGCTGCTGGATCTGTCCGTTCTGCGGCATCAGCCGCTGGTGTTGGCAGAGGTAGATGTGGCTTCGCTATTCGACATAGTGGCCCAGACCGAGCAGCAGAGGGTAACAGATAACGGATTACTGCTGGAAATGGATAGTTCTATTCCTGCCGTATGGGGAGATGCTGATCTTCTGGCAGCTTTGCTGGTGAATCTGATCGAGAATGCGATTCCGGTGTCCCGGCCAGGGCAGACGATCTGTGTGTTGGCCTATCAGCAGGATGGAGAAAGGGTGCTTGAAGTACAGGATAGCGGGAGTGGAATGACAGAAGAGCAGAGCAGGCGGGCATTTGAGCCGTTCTACCGTGCAGATCCTTCACGCTCGCGGGCTTATGGCCATGCAGGTCTGGGTCTCTCTCTATGCCGCCAGATCGCCGAAGCGCATCAGGCCAGAATTGAGCTGCTATCTGCTCCTGGGGAGGGAACGCGCATCCGCCTTTTTTTAAGCTCCGCTTTGTGA
- a CDS encoding class III extradiol ring-cleavage dioxygenase, with amino-acid sequence MMPSYFFAHGAPSIVLEDNAYTKLLKEFKDHMPKPKAIILFSAHWEETVQSVGAAATYDTIYDFGGFQDELYQMTYPAHGDPALVEQIQKLLTAGGVKNVRNEQRGLDHGAWAVLKLLYPETDIPVVAMSVNRDLPNAQQYEIGKSLAALREQDVLIIASGGTVHNLRRLNWNSDEINGWAEQFDHWIQEKVEAWDTEALFQYEDLAPYAEMAVPTSEHFIPLFIAMGAGDQGRNAQLLHRSYQYGNLSLSCWQFN; translated from the coding sequence ATGATGCCTTCCTATTTTTTTGCACACGGAGCTCCATCTATTGTTCTTGAAGATAATGCCTACACCAAGCTGTTAAAAGAGTTCAAAGACCATATGCCCAAACCGAAAGCCATCATTCTCTTCTCTGCTCATTGGGAGGAAACTGTGCAGTCAGTGGGCGCAGCGGCAACGTACGATACCATTTATGACTTTGGCGGATTCCAGGACGAGCTATACCAGATGACGTATCCCGCACATGGCGATCCGGCTCTCGTGGAGCAGATTCAGAAGCTTTTGACCGCGGGCGGTGTGAAGAATGTCAGGAATGAACAAAGAGGACTCGACCACGGAGCATGGGCTGTGCTGAAGCTGCTCTATCCGGAGACGGATATTCCGGTTGTAGCGATGTCCGTGAATCGTGATCTGCCTAATGCGCAGCAGTATGAGATCGGCAAGTCGCTGGCGGCGCTGCGTGAACAGGATGTGCTTATCATCGCCAGCGGGGGAACCGTTCATAATCTGCGGAGGTTGAACTGGAATTCGGATGAGATCAACGGGTGGGCCGAGCAGTTCGATCACTGGATTCAGGAGAAGGTGGAAGCATGGGATACAGAAGCGCTGTTCCAATATGAGGATCTTGCTCCCTATGCAGAGATGGCGGTCCCAACGAGTGAGCACTTTATTCCGCTGTTCATCGCGATGGGAGCGGGAGACCAGGGGCGTAATGCACAGCTGCTACACCGGAGTTATCAGTATGGTAATCTAAGCTTGAGCTGCTGGCAGTTTAATTAA
- a CDS encoding alpha/beta hydrolase-fold protein, giving the protein MNPKYSYDVHLPDKLEQGRKYPVIFTFHGKGSNERNMSGLVAPLAEEFIVIGVRGNLPLGTGYQYYDLKSLGNPIREMFDQAVSDLEAFIHYATQQYPVDPDRRYLLGFSQGAILSMTLALTMGEQLKGIVALNGYIPDFVKMEYKLRSLKNVSVFASHGEYDSVFPVRIGHETAAYLEGQTERLTFRLYPSDHGVTEENQRDFLQWLKHDAGLTINKE; this is encoded by the coding sequence ATGAATCCTAAGTATTCATATGATGTTCACTTACCGGATAAGCTGGAGCAGGGCAGGAAATACCCGGTGATCTTTACTTTTCACGGCAAAGGATCTAACGAGCGCAATATGTCCGGTCTGGTGGCGCCGCTGGCTGAGGAGTTCATTGTTATCGGGGTTCGCGGGAATTTGCCGCTGGGTACGGGGTATCAATATTATGATTTGAAAAGCCTGGGCAACCCCATCCGCGAGATGTTTGACCAAGCTGTCAGCGATCTTGAGGCCTTCATTCACTATGCAACGCAGCAGTATCCGGTCGATCCGGACAGACGTTATTTGCTGGGCTTCAGCCAAGGGGCCATTCTGTCCATGACGCTTGCACTTACGATGGGGGAGCAGCTCAAAGGGATTGTCGCGCTGAATGGGTATATTCCTGATTTTGTGAAAATGGAGTACAAGCTCCGTAGTCTTAAGAACGTGTCTGTCTTCGCTTCGCATGGTGAATACGATTCGGTGTTCCCGGTCCGCATTGGCCATGAGACTGCCGCTTATCTTGAGGGGCAAACCGAACGGCTGACCTTCAGACTCTATCCGTCCGACCATGGCGTAACTGAAGAGAACCAGCGTGATTTCTTGCAATGGCTCAAGCATGACGCCGGATTAACCATTAATAAGGAGTGA